In the genome of uncultured Methanobrevibacter sp., the window GCTAGAAATCCTAGAGGTTCCGGAGGTTCCAGATACTCATCTAATGCTAGAAAACCAAGCAATTCATTAAGTTCTATTTGGTCTAAGAGTTCTATGTCAAGAAGGCCTAGAAGCCCTAGACAGATACTTGTTCTAGTGATAATATTAATTGCTTTCATTTGTGGTTTGGCTTTAGGCATTTCAATGATTATGGGTGTTGGAAGTGAGCCTGATCCTGGTGAAGTGCAATATATGAATGTAACTGATAATATAACTGTATATGAAAACAGCAGTTACGACTTGCATGATGAAAACGGTACTCAAATCTCATATTATGAGTTTGATGAAAATGTAACCTCAGGCCAAAATGTCACTGCATTCAATGCTTCGACTGCCACTGGCATTTATTAATTAGAGAACTTTTTCTCTATTTTTTTCTAATTTTATTTTTTTTAAGTTTTTTATAATTTTTTAAAATTTTCATTTTTTTTATAATTCCAAAGGAGATATCATGTCTAACATTAAAGTTATTGAAGGAGGAATCTGTGCTGTTGAAGGTGTTCGGGCAGCAGGAAGTCGTGAAGGCAAATATGGCCTTACAATTATTGAATCTAAGGACAGTGTTGCTTCAGCTGTTTTCACATCAAATAAGGTTGTAGCTGCACCTATTATCCATACTAAGGAAATGATTAAAGGCGGTAAAATATCATTGGTTGTTGTAAACAGTGGAAATGCAAACTGCTTTACAGGTGAGGCAGGTATAGCTGATTGCGATAGGACCATTGAATTTGCATCAGGCATCACTGGCATTCCATCAAGTGAAATAGCTACTGCATCAACTGGAGTAATCGGCAGGAAAATGCCTATGGACATTATTTTGCCCTTGGTTGAAGAGTCAATTTCCAAATTGGACCACAGTGCTGAAAGCTCAACTGATGCTGCAAAGTCCATAATGACCACTGACACTTATCATAAGGAGTTTGCTGTAGAGACTGAAATTGATGGTGAAAAGGTAACCATCGGAGGTATCACTAAAGGTGTGGGAATGATTGCACCTAACATGGGAACCATGCTATGCTTCTTGGCAACTGATGCTGTAATCTCCTCTGAAATGATTAATAAGGCATTGAAATCTGCTGTAAACAGAAGTTTCAACATGATTGTCGTTGATGGAGACCAAAGTACAAATGACACTGCAATATTGATGGCTAATGGAAAGTCTGGTGTTGAAGTGGCTAAAGATGGTGAAATCAATGAGGATTTCCAGGAAGCCTTGGATTTCATTTGCATAAGCTTAGCTAAAATGATGGCTCGTGACGGTGAAGGGGCAACCAAATTCATTGAATGTAAGGTCAATGGTGCTAAGGATGAGAATGATGCTATTTTAGCTTCAAAATCTGTCATCAGCTCTTCCCTTGTAAAATCAGCTATCTTTGGTGGAGACCCTAACTGGGGAAGAATCGTAGCAGCTGTAGGATATTCCGGCTGTGAAATGAATCAGGATATGATTTCAGTTTCTGTAAATTCCGATGATGGAAAGGAAGCCATTTTAGTTGATAAAGGTAAAATCCTTGCATTTGACGGAACTGAAGAGCTTAATTCAGCAGAAGAGATCATGCAGGAAAAGACAGTTAATATAGTCGTTGATTTGTATCAAGGTGATGCAAGTGCAACCGCTTGGGGTTGTGATCTCACCTATGATTATGTAAAGATCAATGCTGAGTATACAACTTAAGTTTTTTCTATTTTCAATTTCCTCTTTCTTTTTTAATTTTTTTACTATTTTTTCTATTATTTTTTAATTATTTTTTAATCTTTTTTCATAATTTTTATAAATGTCCTATATTCTATTCTTAAATCTCATTTATAGGATTTTTAGCAAATTTTTACTAATTTTTAGGGGTAAAGTTTATATGTATTGAAAATAAATATTTTATTAAGTTTTATTATTAAAGCTATTTTTATAAAGAATTTTATCATATTTCCAATATGAAAAATTTATTTTTATTTATTTTAGATTAATCTTATGATAATCTTATCATCAAAATTAAAGGAGGATAATATAATGGCAAAAGTAAAAGGTACCAATAAAAGAACCAGACCTAAAAGATCTTACAAAAAGCCTGGTAGTAAAAAAGGTAGAGGAGTAAGACAAACCTGGAAAAAATAATTTTCCAGCTTGTTTTTACCTTTAAATTTCTTAAAAATCATATCAATTTATATCAAAATATCAAAATTTTATTTAAAATTAAATATAAAAAAGGATTCATTCCTTAAAAAAAGTTTTTAAAAGGTTTTAAGATTTTTAAATATTCATGAATTATTTTTGGTGTTTATATGGCTGATGAAGACAATGCACAAAAGAAAAAATCAAGAAAACCTTCTAAAAAATTACTCTATTTTTTAATCATTCTAATTGTCATATTAGCAGAGGGTTTCGTTCTTTGCTATGATTATTCAACTAATGAAGACAGCTTATTGCAGGATTTATCTGAGAATTATCCTATTTTAAATCAGGTTTTAAAATTTATTCCAACTGATTTAATCAATTCATTTACTGCAGACTCTGCAGATTCTGCAGATAAGTCCGTAAAGACAATAGGCAAGAACAGCATAGGAACTGTTACTCTTGAAGGGCCATATGGAAATGCGAATTCTTCTGTAAAGGTTGCATACATCTTAGGACAGCATCCAAGGGAATCCAATGCCCATGATGCAATATATGACAGTCTTTTAAACAATTCAGATTACTTGAACTATTCATATTATGTTTATAGGATCAATGTAACTGCAGAAAGTGATGATTTTGAAGAAAGCAGAATGAATGGCCAATTGCTTGCACAGGATTATGTGGTAAAAGATGTGCTCAAGAATGGATATGATTTGGTAATTGACATTCACGCTTCAAATGGTGGTTATGTACAGGATCCTTATATATTCGCTCCAGTTTCCAATGATACAGTGGCTTATGAGGCTGCAAACAATGTAACCCAAGCCATCAATTATGTGATCTATTATGAACCTGCGAGCTATTCAAGCCCCCAATACTCTACTATTCCTATAGAAGAAGGGGGAATTCCAGCTATTGTATTTGAGATGCGTGGAAACCCTGATCATAGCTTGGAAACAGAGGCAAATCAGTTTATCCATATTGTGGATAAATTGAATTTATAATTTTTTTCATTTTTTTCAAATCATCTATTTATTATTTCACAATTTTTTCTTTTTTCATTGTCAATTGATTTTTTTTTTAAATATTTTTTGAATATTTTCATTGAAAATTTATTAATCGTATTATTTTATTCATTTTTTTATAATAACATTTATATATAAGTATAACTTAATTAATATTATATGTAACGGGGTTTAATCTATTTTAGATTAAACATTTTATTGATGTTATTGGAATATAACAAGATTTCTAATAATTTTTTTTATATGATTTAAAGATGTGATTTGTTTTATCTTTAAAAATCATGTTTGATTTTTTTTGATTAAAATGAGCACAATTTTTTCTCTAAAAAAAGTTACATATGGTGAAATTTTGGGGTGTTTTTCATCTAAATAAATTGTAGCTTGATTTATTTTTTTGGAAGATATTTCATATAGAAATTAAATATGGTGAACGAAAAATGGATAAGTTGAAAACTCGTGTTTTGTTTATATCATTGATTATTTTAGCATTAGTTTCTATCAGTGCTGTTGCAGCTGCTGATAGTGTTAATGATGATATAATCAGTGCAAATCAAGAAGATTTTGATTTATCTGAAGAGACAAACGATGTTGAACAGTTAGGTGCTAACGCTATAGATGATACTGATTCTAATGAGCTATTGACTGCTGGAGAACCTGGAAGCTTTACAGAGTTGCAAGCATTAATTGATAATGCTGGTGATGGAGATGTTATAGAATTGGACAAAGATTATGTAATGTCAAATGATGAAAAACCTCTTTTCATCAATAAGACTTTAACAATAGATGGTAAAGGTTTTAAACTCGATGCAAATCATTTGAATGCAACATTAGTTGCTATGTCCAAGATTTCTTTGAAAGATATTGTTTTCATAAATGGTAATTGTACCGAAGAGTTTTCTATAGGTGGTTATTATGCTAGAGGTACCGTAAATGTCATTCGTGGAAGTGATGGTTCTACTATTGACAATTGTACCTTTAAAGACAATGCTGCTCTTATGGGTGGTGGTGTCTATTGGACTAGTAAGGAAGGTACAATTACAAATACTAGATTTGAAAATAACGTTGCAATGCGTGCCGATTCTGGTTCATCTTCAAGTACAACTTCTCAAGGTGGAGCAATTTATTGGAGTGGTGCTAATGGAAAAATTGATAATTGTAACTTTACTAAGAATTCTGCCAGTTATTCTGGTGGTGCAATCTATTATCAAAGTGCCAATAATCAGTCCATTGAAAATTCATATTTCTATCAAAACGTGGATAACAGATATGGAGAAGGCGCTGGTGGTGGTGCAATCTATTTCTCATACTCTAGTAATGCCCGTATTGTGAACAGTAACTTTACTGAGAATTCAGTTAAAGGTTCTGGTGGTGCAATTTATATTGATAAAAATAGTAAAAATCAGTCAATTAAGGATTCATCTTTCACTAAGAACAATGCTGAAGGTCTTAGTAGTAATTCCCCAGGTGCTCCTACACAATCTTATGGTGGTGGAGCAATTTTCTGGAGAAGTACTAACGGTACACTTGAGAATGTGAATTTCACTGAGAATTTCGCTAATGTTGGTGGAGCAGTTTATTATACTAAAGATGCTAGTAATCAGTCAATAACTGATTCATTATTCTCTAAAAATAGTGCTAATCAAAATGGTGCTACTGGTATTTCATCATACCCTATTGGTGGTGGAGGAATTTATGGTCTTAGTTCTAATGTAACTATTGAAAAAAGCAATTTCACTGAGAATTGGGCTAATGCTTCAGGTGGAGCAATCTTTTTCTCATCTGCTCAAAATCTCTCCATTAGTGATGCATCATTTACTGGAAACGAAGCAAATTCAACTGGTGCTTATACTGGTGGTGGAGCAATATGTTATTCATCATGTAAATATGGCAGTATTGAGAATGTGAATTTCACTGATAATTATGCAAGACAATATGGTGGTGCAGTACACTTTTATAAAGGTAATAATCAGTCTATTGTTGATTCATCTTTCTCAAGTAATGTAGCTAATAGTTCTGGTGGAGCAGTCTGTTATTACACATCTACTAATGGTAGTATTGAGAATGTGAACTTTACTGAGAATTCTGCTAAGACTTCTGGTGGAGCAATTTACTATACTAATAATGCTCATAATCAGTCTATTGTTGATTCATCTTTCTCTAATAATATAGCTAATAGTTCTGGTGGAGCTATTTATTATTCTTCATCTAATTATGGAAGTATTGAGAATAGTAACTTTACTGAGAATTCTGCTAATTCTACTGGTGGTGCTATTTATTATTCTTCATCTAATAATGCCACTATTAAGAATGTGAATTTCACTGATAATGTTGCTAAGACTAATGGTGGAGCAATCTACACCACTAAATCTATTAATATGTCAATTGCTGATTCATCTTTCTCTAAAAACAATGCTAGTTCTGGTGGAGCAATCTATTCTACAGGATCTAATTCTAGCCTTGAGAAAGTGAACTTCATTGATAACCTTGCTAAGACTAATGGTGGTGCAATTTATCTCACAACAACTAATCAGTCAATTGCAGGGTCTACATTTAATGGTAACAATGCAACTAATGGAAGTGCTATTTATCATAACAGCGGTTCTTTAAATATTTCAAGTACTGAATTATTAGAAAACCAAGCTAAAGCAGCTTCCCTTACTGCAAGTGCTAAAGTGGAAGGCTTTGATGCAACAATCAGCACTGTATTTAAAGGTAATGATAATCTTTTAAATTCTATTTATACCAAAGCTTATGCAAATGTTAGATTAACTGATGTTAGCTATTGGGGTGCTGAAGATAAAATGAACACTGGTGCTTCTGAAGTAACTCCAGTGGCTTCTGCTGATGAAAGTGAAGATGGAACACTTGTTTACAAAGATGATCGTGAAGCTGGAATAAATATTACAGTAACTATCACTGACGCTAATGGTAATTTTATTAAAAATGTCACTGGCAAAACTGATATTTATGGAAATATTAATCTTACCAATCTTGGATTAGTCCCAGGAAAATACAAAGCTAAAGCAATTCATTTAGAAGATGATTATTACACTGAAATTGCTTCTAAGGTAATGTCATTTGAAATTCCTAAAGCTAATTCCACTGTAAATGGTACTAATGTCACTAAAGTATATGGTGAAACTATAGAGGTAACCGTTGCTAGTGAGAATGCTACTGCTGTAATCTATAACATTACTGATGATAGTACTGGTGAAGTGGTAGTTGTGAACACTCAAGTGCCTGCTAATGGTACTGTTACAATTCCTACTTTAGATGTTGGTAAGTATACTGTTCATTATCTAACTGTTGTTGACGATGTTTATTATAACACTGCTACTAATACCTCTAAGATTACTGTGACTCCTGCGTCTTCTAGTGTTAGTGCTGAGGATGTTACTAAGGTTTATGATGAACCTATTGAGGTTGCGGTTTCTAGTGTGAATGCTACTAGTGTGACTTATAAGATTACTGGTTGTGACTTATAAGATTACTGGTAATGGTATTACTCCTATCACTGGTACTATTGCTCCTGGTGAGAGCATTAGTGTTCCTGGTCCTTTGGATGTTGGTGAGTATTCTGTTACTTTGACTACTGTTACTGATAAGAATCATGAGTCTGTTACTAATACTTCTAAGATTTTTGTGACTTCTGCGTCTTCTAGTGTTAGTGCTGAGGATGTTACTAAGGTTTATAATGAATCTATTGAGGTTGCGGTTTCTAGTGTGAATGCTACTAGTGTGACTTATAAGATTACTGGTAATGGTATTACTCCTATCACTATGGTGTTGAGATAACTGGTACTGTTCCTGAGGATGGTATTATTGTTGTTCCTGGTCCTTTGGATGTTGGTGAGTATTCTGTTACTTTGACTACTGTTACTGATAAGAATCATGAGTCTGTTACCAACACTTCTAAGATTTTTGTGACTCCTGCGTCTTCTAGTGTTAGTGCTGCTGATGTAACTAAGGTTTATAATGAATCTATTGAGGTTGCGGTTTCTAGTGTGAATGCTACTAGTGTGACTTATAAGATTACTGGTAATGGTATTACTCCTATCACTTAATGTTCCTACTTTAGAAGTTGGAGAATACACTGTTACTTTGACTACTGTCACTGATAAGAATCATGAGTCTGTTACCAACACTTCTAAGATCACTATTCAAAAAATTGATGTGATTGTCACTGTTGACAAAGTAATTAACTACACTGGTGCAGTTGTTGATGTAATTGCAAATGTTACAGGCGTAGACGGTAAAAACATTACTGGCGGAATTGCTACATTTATTATTCATTATGATAATAAACTTGGTTCCGGATTATTGATGGCTGCTGTAGAAGAATACACCGCAGAGGTAATTGATGGTAAAGCTGAATTCAAGGGAATCACTCTCGGAGCTCCAGGCACATATCCTTCAACAATTCAATATAGTGGAAATGAACATTACAATGCTGCAAATAATAAGTCTGAAGTAATTGTATTGCCATTGAACACTACTACTGAAAGTGATGATGTTTCAGGAAGTTCCGGAGATAAAGTGGACATTGTTGCAGAAATCGTTGATCAAAACGGTAACCCTGTACAAAATGGTACTGCTGTCCTCAAAGTCAATGGAAAAGAATATAAAGCTGAAGTAAAAGACGGTAAAGCAACATTCAAAGGTGTGGAATTGCCTTCTGAGAGTACTGAAGCTACTATTGATTATTTAGGAAACGATTATTATAATCCATCCAAAACAACCATTCAAATTACTATCAATGAGGAACCTGAGCCAGAGCCAGAACCACAACCTGAACCTGTAAATCCGGTTACAGAAAAATCTGTTCCTGTAGTTCCTGCTGCTGGTAACCCAATTGCATTAGTAGTTTTAGCATTATTAACATTGATTTCAACAGTCTCTTTCGGACGTAAAAAATAAGAAGTTTTTTTAGAAGAATTTATTTCTTCTATTTTTTATTTTTTTTATAATTCATTTTTAAGAACTTTTTTTTAAAATTATTATTGACTCTTTTTGTAATTTATTTTGAATTTTTATTTTTGATTAAAAGAAAATTCTGTCACTAAATTTCATTTAATTTAATTAAATAGATGATTAATTATTTGGTATGTTTTGTTATTTCGCATTGATTTAAAACTAGTCATATTTAATTAAATGATATGTTGTCATTATTTTTTAATTGACACATTCTTGCATCTACATATCCTAATATATTTTTTATAAAAAAAGAAAAAATAGTAATAAATAAAATAAATAAGTGAGATTA includes:
- the argJ gene encoding bifunctional ornithine acetyltransferase/N-acetylglutamate synthase; translation: MSNIKVIEGGICAVEGVRAAGSREGKYGLTIIESKDSVASAVFTSNKVVAAPIIHTKEMIKGGKISLVVVNSGNANCFTGEAGIADCDRTIEFASGITGIPSSEIATASTGVIGRKMPMDIILPLVEESISKLDHSAESSTDAAKSIMTTDTYHKEFAVETEIDGEKVTIGGITKGVGMIAPNMGTMLCFLATDAVISSEMINKALKSAVNRSFNMIVVDGDQSTNDTAILMANGKSGVEVAKDGEINEDFQEALDFICISLAKMMARDGEGATKFIECKVNGAKDENDAILASKSVISSSLVKSAIFGGDPNWGRIVAAVGYSGCEMNQDMISVSVNSDDGKEAILVDKGKILAFDGTEELNSAEEIMQEKTVNIVVDLYQGDASATAWGCDLTYDYVKINAEYTT
- a CDS encoding right-handed parallel beta-helix repeat-containing protein encodes the protein MDKLKTRVLFISLIILALVSISAVAAADSVNDDIISANQEDFDLSEETNDVEQLGANAIDDTDSNELLTAGEPGSFTELQALIDNAGDGDVIELDKDYVMSNDEKPLFINKTLTIDGKGFKLDANHLNATLVAMSKISLKDIVFINGNCTEEFSIGGYYARGTVNVIRGSDGSTIDNCTFKDNAALMGGGVYWTSKEGTITNTRFENNVAMRADSGSSSSTTSQGGAIYWSGANGKIDNCNFTKNSASYSGGAIYYQSANNQSIENSYFYQNVDNRYGEGAGGGAIYFSYSSNARIVNSNFTENSVKGSGGAIYIDKNSKNQSIKDSSFTKNNAEGLSSNSPGAPTQSYGGGAIFWRSTNGTLENVNFTENFANVGGAVYYTKDASNQSITDSLFSKNSANQNGATGISSYPIGGGGIYGLSSNVTIEKSNFTENWANASGGAIFFSSAQNLSISDASFTGNEANSTGAYTGGGAICYSSCKYGSIENVNFTDNYARQYGGAVHFYKGNNQSIVDSSFSSNVANSSGGAVCYYTSTNGSIENVNFTENSAKTSGGAIYYTNNAHNQSIVDSSFSNNIANSSGGAIYYSSSNYGSIENSNFTENSANSTGGAIYYSSSNNATIKNVNFTDNVAKTNGGAIYTTKSINMSIADSSFSKNNASSGGAIYSTGSNSSLEKVNFIDNLAKTNGGAIYLTTTNQSIAGSTFNGNNATNGSAIYHNSGSLNISSTELLENQAKAASLTASAKVEGFDATISTVFKGNDNLLNSIYTKAYANVRLTDVSYWGAEDKMNTGASEVTPVASADESEDGTLVYKDDREAGINITVTITDANGNFIKNVTGKTDIYGNINLTNLGLVPGKYKAKAIHLEDDYYTEIASKVMSFEIPKANSTVNGTNVTKVYGETIEVTVASENATAVIYNITDDSTGEVVVVNTQVPANGTVTIPTLDVGKYTVHYLTVVDDVYYNTATNTSKITVTPASSSVSAEDVTKVYDEPIEVAVSSVNATSVTYKITGCDL